The following proteins are co-located in the Trichormus variabilis 0441 genome:
- a CDS encoding B12-binding domain-containing radical SAM protein produces MFLNLINPPNKFIKFLGFVQDMVDTAKVLSLPSSIWQPIDNRWKLSKIVLIGEYIKYRTFNGANKALPVLASSLVNAGFNRVIQLDLERPDLTIDHVLHEVRNADLIIFAGCLTTQWQEIDEHSKKVFTELKKHGRKNVPILVGGYATKSVKDIAQLTPWITGFCDGEGEESIVEIAYAVAKGNFYRNMKHLPGLCFMNKDKEFYRVTSNHSQPNRFHHSIAPRVENFDDIDQNLGLIHIPQIHNMDIFKTKDGRQLKTAQIFTQRGCPWGCGFCNKSQENNHIVRLSEASFRQQLRQLKQRGYEAVYLDVDTFTAHVTAAKKEAEILKQEGFVWGSNTRIDKIDYEQMRYLVEHNCVYMFFGVEHSLPEVSLANHKFNGSIQSQIKQAFDYPSNIKKAFQDMNKAGLPSSYFLILGLPKAKLNEDKTEIIGYEPTTLEDDLRTIRFGLEECHPDFLNFNILRFMPGSFAADTPGDCSYSCVRPSGNKPITAGYFLQRAVQQYGYPQSPTHGVYRLCESVGRYQPISTAINPQRVYDTICYAMQLINAKIDAGGKATKLFIDKDLLTLGLVSQDEQGRYAIAPLEDFARV; encoded by the coding sequence GTGTTTTTAAATCTCATCAATCCGCCAAATAAATTTATAAAATTCCTTGGTTTTGTACAAGATATGGTAGATACAGCAAAGGTTTTATCACTACCATCATCAATATGGCAACCAATTGATAACCGTTGGAAGTTATCAAAAATTGTTTTGATTGGCGAATATATTAAATATAGAACTTTTAATGGAGCTAACAAGGCTCTGCCTGTACTGGCATCTAGTTTAGTAAATGCTGGGTTTAACAGAGTTATTCAGCTAGATTTAGAGCGTCCTGACTTGACTATTGATCATGTTTTACATGAAGTAAGAAACGCTGATTTAATCATTTTCGCTGGTTGCTTAACTACTCAATGGCAAGAAATTGATGAACATAGCAAAAAAGTATTTACAGAACTAAAGAAACATGGACGGAAAAATGTTCCAATTTTAGTTGGTGGTTATGCGACAAAAAGCGTCAAAGATATTGCTCAACTTACCCCTTGGATCACCGGATTTTGTGATGGTGAGGGTGAAGAATCAATTGTAGAAATTGCTTACGCAGTTGCCAAAGGGAACTTCTACAGAAACATGAAACATTTACCTGGATTGTGTTTCATGAACAAAGATAAGGAATTTTACCGCGTTACCTCTAACCATAGCCAGCCTAATAGATTTCACCATTCTATTGCACCTAGAGTTGAGAATTTTGATGACATAGACCAAAATTTGGGGTTAATTCATATTCCCCAAATTCATAATATGGATATTTTTAAAACTAAAGACGGAAGGCAACTAAAAACAGCCCAGATTTTTACTCAAAGAGGTTGTCCCTGGGGCTGTGGCTTCTGTAATAAAAGTCAGGAAAATAATCATATAGTCAGATTAAGTGAAGCTTCTTTCCGTCAGCAGTTGCGGCAATTAAAACAGCGTGGTTATGAAGCAGTTTATCTCGATGTTGATACTTTTACTGCCCATGTAACAGCAGCTAAAAAGGAAGCAGAAATTCTTAAACAAGAAGGTTTTGTTTGGGGTTCAAATACGAGAATTGACAAAATTGACTATGAACAGATGCGCTATTTAGTAGAGCATAACTGTGTCTATATGTTCTTTGGTGTTGAGCATAGCTTACCAGAAGTATCCTTAGCTAATCATAAATTTAATGGCTCGATTCAAAGCCAAATCAAGCAAGCCTTTGATTACCCATCTAATATAAAAAAAGCATTTCAGGATATGAATAAAGCTGGATTACCCAGCAGTTACTTTTTGATTTTAGGACTACCAAAAGCCAAGCTGAATGAAGATAAAACCGAAATTATCGGTTATGAACCAACAACTTTAGAAGATGATCTGAGGACAATTCGTTTTGGCTTAGAAGAATGCCATCCTGATTTTTTGAACTTTAACATACTGCGATTTATGCCGGGAAGTTTTGCGGCTGATACACCTGGCGATTGCAGCTACTCTTGTGTACGTCCTTCTGGGAATAAACCAATTACCGCCGGCTATTTCTTACAACGCGCTGTCCAACAATATGGCTATCCCCAGTCGCCCACACATGGAGTTTACCGACTGTGTGAGTCAGTAGGTAGATATCAGCCTATAAGCACAGCAATAAATCCCCAACGGGTTTATGACACAATTTGCTACGCCATGCAATTGATCAACGCCAAAATCGACGCAGGCGGTAAAGCTACAAAGTTATTTATTGACAAAGATTTACTAACTTTAGGTTTAGTTAGTCAAGATGAACAGGGAAGATATGCGATCGCTCCTTTAGAAGATTTTGCCAGAGTTTAG
- the glgA gene encoding glycogen synthase GlgA, with the protein MYIVQIASECAPVIKAGGLGDVVYGLSRELEIRGNCVELILPKYDCMRYDHIWGLHEAYLNLWVPWFGAAIHCTVYCGWVHGRVCFFIEPHSEDNFFNRGCYYGCDDDDMRFAFFSKAALEFLHQSNKRPDIIHCHDWQTGLVPVMLYEIYKYHGMDTQRVCYTIHNFKHQGIGGVKTLWATGLNREAYYFQNDKLQDDFNPFALNYMKGGIVYSNAVTTVSPNHALEAQYTDVGCGLGHTLYQHKDKFSGILNGIDYDFWNPEIDRYIPYNYNQEDFEQKLYNKKALRERLLLQAADKPIIAYIGRLDNQKGVHLVHHAIYHSLNKGAQFVLLGSATEAGINAHFRHEKQFLNNNPDVHLELGFNEELSHLIYAGADMIVVPSNYEPCGLTQMIGLKYGTVPIVRGVGGLVNTVFDRDYDQNLPPEKRNGYVFYQSDNQALESAMNRAIDLWYQSPEKFQQLAIQGMKYDYSWNNPGKEYLDIYEWIKYKW; encoded by the coding sequence ATGTACATTGTACAGATTGCCTCGGAATGCGCTCCTGTAATTAAGGCAGGGGGTTTGGGGGATGTTGTCTATGGATTGAGTCGGGAATTAGAGATTCGGGGCAATTGCGTCGAACTAATTCTGCCCAAGTATGATTGTATGCGCTACGACCATATTTGGGGATTACATGAGGCTTATTTAAACCTGTGGGTTCCCTGGTTTGGTGCAGCAATTCACTGTACTGTTTACTGCGGTTGGGTACATGGACGGGTGTGTTTCTTCATTGAACCCCATTCCGAGGACAATTTCTTTAATCGGGGTTGCTATTACGGTTGTGATGATGATGATATGCGCTTTGCCTTCTTTAGCAAAGCCGCTTTAGAATTTCTCCATCAAAGCAATAAGCGTCCTGATATTATCCATTGTCATGATTGGCAAACAGGCTTAGTTCCTGTGATGCTCTATGAGATTTACAAGTATCATGGTATGGACACTCAAAGGGTTTGCTACACCATCCACAACTTTAAACATCAAGGAATTGGTGGTGTCAAAACTCTCTGGGCGACAGGGTTAAACAGAGAAGCTTATTACTTCCAAAATGATAAGTTACAGGATGACTTTAACCCCTTTGCCTTAAATTACATGAAAGGCGGTATAGTCTACTCCAATGCTGTTACCACAGTTTCACCAAACCACGCTTTAGAAGCACAATATACTGATGTTGGTTGTGGCTTAGGTCATACTTTGTATCAACACAAAGATAAATTTAGTGGGATTCTCAACGGTATTGATTACGATTTCTGGAACCCAGAAATTGATCGTTACATCCCCTACAACTACAACCAAGAAGACTTTGAACAAAAACTATATAACAAAAAAGCTTTACGCGAGCGCTTGTTGCTGCAAGCTGCTGATAAACCAATCATTGCTTACATTGGGCGTTTAGATAATCAAAAAGGTGTACATCTTGTCCACCACGCCATTTATCATTCCTTGAATAAAGGAGCGCAATTTGTATTATTGGGTTCAGCAACAGAAGCAGGAATCAATGCTCATTTCCGGCATGAAAAACAGTTTTTAAATAACAATCCTGATGTCCATTTAGAATTGGGCTTTAACGAAGAATTGTCCCATTTGATTTACGCCGGGGCTGATATGATTGTTGTTCCCAGCAATTATGAACCCTGCGGCTTAACACAAATGATTGGTTTGAAGTATGGTACTGTTCCCATTGTGCGCGGTGTTGGTGGGTTAGTAAACACGGTATTTGACCGAGATTATGACCAAAATTTACCACCAGAAAAACGCAATGGTTACGTATTTTATCAATCTGATAACCAAGCTTTAGAATCAGCAATGAATCGGGCAATTGATTTGTGGTATCAGTCTCCTGAAAAATTCCAACAATTGGCAATTCAGGGCATGAAATATGACTACTCATGGAATAATCCAGGCAAGGAATATTTAGATATTTACGAATGGATTAAGTACAAATGGTAG
- a CDS encoding isochorismate synthase, producing the protein MTVSPCRRSLFVEQKDLYQFLLAVQQNCLKNHCRQIVSVSLEIDWVDPLAVFAKLAQANAINFYFENKVKGEAIAGIDAVTKLQIDGKERFIQSEYFIKSNLENIVNFGNTSQPFAGPHFFCYFSFFAEKNKLDYPFPAATVFLPRWQISVKNQCCTLVMNAVINSSVNIQILLQNLLDKIELINSLEPYSSNLDYFPTNLSKKLVTNGERYKKSVASALEKIQSKELSKVVLADILDVSSNQHFNLLHSLNNLRKTHPNCYIFSTSNGKGQNFIGASPERLITIHNQQLITDALAGSAPRGKTPAEDAANANRLLNSEKERHEHLLVMDFITQRLTQLGLLPQVLPPRLRQLSNIQHLWTPINAIVPANVHPLKIIAQLHPTPAVAGAARDIACEEIRRYETFERGLYAAPLGWIDSQGNCEFIVGIRSALIDGDRARLYAGAGIVAGSDPDREFAEVQLKLQALLKALV; encoded by the coding sequence ATGACAGTTTCACCATGTCGTCGTAGCTTATTTGTCGAACAAAAAGACCTCTATCAATTTTTGTTAGCTGTGCAACAAAATTGCCTCAAAAATCATTGTAGGCAGATTGTGAGCGTTTCTTTGGAAATTGACTGGGTTGATCCTTTGGCCGTATTTGCTAAATTAGCGCAAGCAAATGCAATAAATTTTTACTTTGAGAACAAAGTTAAAGGAGAAGCGATCGCCGGCATTGATGCAGTTACGAAATTACAAATTGATGGTAAAGAACGCTTCATTCAATCAGAGTATTTTATTAAATCTAATTTAGAAAATATAGTTAATTTTGGTAACACTAGCCAACCTTTTGCCGGTCCTCACTTTTTTTGTTACTTCAGCTTCTTTGCAGAAAAAAATAAACTAGACTATCCCTTTCCTGCGGCAACAGTTTTTTTACCACGTTGGCAAATATCTGTAAAAAATCAATGTTGTACATTGGTGATGAATGCAGTTATTAACTCTAGCGTTAATATTCAAATATTATTACAAAATTTACTAGATAAAATAGAGCTTATAAATTCCCTGGAACCTTATTCATCTAATCTTGATTATTTTCCCACTAATCTCAGTAAAAAATTAGTGACTAATGGAGAAAGATATAAAAAATCAGTGGCATCAGCATTAGAAAAAATTCAGTCTAAGGAATTAAGCAAAGTAGTTCTAGCTGATATCTTGGATGTGAGTTCAAATCAGCACTTTAATTTATTACATTCATTAAATAATCTGCGTAAAACTCATCCTAATTGTTATATATTTTCTACCAGTAATGGCAAAGGACAAAACTTTATTGGTGCCAGTCCAGAAAGGTTAATTACTATTCATAACCAACAGTTAATTACTGATGCTTTAGCGGGTTCTGCGCCACGAGGAAAAACACCTGCTGAAGATGCAGCTAATGCTAATCGCTTACTAAATAGCGAAAAGGAAAGACATGAACATTTATTAGTAATGGATTTCATTACTCAACGCCTTACTCAACTGGGTCTATTACCCCAAGTATTACCACCGCGTCTACGACAATTATCTAATATCCAACACCTGTGGACACCAATCAACGCCATAGTTCCCGCCAATGTCCACCCATTAAAGATTATTGCCCAACTACACCCCACACCAGCTGTAGCCGGTGCAGCCAGGGATATAGCCTGTGAAGAGATTCGTCGCTATGAAACATTTGAGAGGGGTTTATATGCTGCGCCCCTTGGTTGGATAGACTCTCAAGGTAACTGTGAATTTATTGTCGGGATTCGTTCCGCCTTAATAGATGGCGATCGCGCTAGACTTTATGCAGGTGCTGGTATAGTTGCCGGTTCTGATCCTGACAGAGAATTTGCGGAAGTGCAACTTAAATTACAAGCTTTACTCAAAGCACTGGTTTAA
- the menA gene encoding 2-carboxy-1,4-naphthoquinone phytyltransferase has product MTTKQISHTKIKLWMAAIKPPMYSVAIMPIWVGSAVAFAENKVFNLAVFSTFIFAAILILAWENISNDVFDSETGIDVNKHHSLVNLTGKKALVFWLGNLCLVSGLSGILAIATWQQDPTVIGIILLCCGLGYMYQGPPFRLGYQGLGEILCFFAFGPLGVSAGYYSQTQTWSITSLAASVIVGIVTSLILFCSHFHQVDDDIKAGKRSPIVRLGTANGAKVLTWFTASIYPFSLLFVILGFFPVWTLLSWLSLPYAFKLCRHVQQNHNQPEKVSNCKFIAVAVHFWSCLLLGLGFVIAGV; this is encoded by the coding sequence ATGACTACAAAGCAAATTTCTCATACTAAAATTAAGCTATGGATGGCGGCGATCAAACCGCCGATGTATAGTGTTGCCATCATGCCTATTTGGGTAGGAAGCGCAGTTGCATTTGCTGAAAATAAAGTTTTTAATTTAGCAGTATTTTCTACTTTTATTTTTGCAGCAATTTTAATTCTGGCTTGGGAAAATATCAGTAATGATGTATTCGATTCAGAAACAGGAATTGATGTAAATAAACATCATTCTTTAGTAAATTTAACTGGCAAGAAGGCTTTGGTGTTTTGGTTAGGAAACTTGTGTTTAGTTTCTGGACTATCGGGGATATTAGCGATCGCCACTTGGCAACAAGACCCCACAGTTATCGGTATCATCTTGTTATGCTGTGGTTTGGGCTATATGTACCAAGGCCCTCCCTTTCGTTTAGGATACCAAGGTTTAGGGGAAATTCTGTGCTTTTTTGCCTTCGGGCCTTTAGGAGTGTCAGCAGGATACTATAGCCAAACCCAAACTTGGTCAATCACAAGTTTAGCCGCCTCCGTCATTGTCGGGATTGTCACCAGCTTAATTTTATTTTGCTCCCACTTCCACCAAGTTGATGATGACATTAAAGCAGGTAAGCGATCGCCCATTGTTCGTTTAGGTACAGCCAACGGTGCAAAAGTTCTCACTTGGTTTACAGCCAGCATTTACCCCTTTAGCTTGCTGTTTGTAATTTTGGGATTCTTCCCTGTGTGGACGCTGTTAAGCTGGCTAAGTCTACCTTACGCCTTCAAATTATGTCGCCACGTCCAGCAAAACCACAACCAACCAGAAAAAGTCAGCAATTGTAAATTCATTGCCGTAGCGGTGCATTTCTGGAGTTGCTTACTGTTGGGTTTGGGGTTTGTCATTGCAGGCGTTTAA
- a CDS encoding IS5-like element ISAva5 family transposase, protein MTLHPRDMSQIPETTAQVARNSFPKGNIYMKMRDEIGVLYKDEDFVKLYRADCGQSGISAGQLALVTVMQFIEGLTDRQAADAVRGHIDWKYALSLELNDPGFDYSVLSEFRQRLIKAGRERELLNQMLARFQELGWLKNRGRVRTDSTHVLAAVRQLNRLELVGETLRHTLNDLAYFAPDWLKSRVDVDWFERYSLRFEQYRLPKSKAEREKLRRKIGEDGHHLLSALYADSTCNWLWQIPSVETLRIVWVQQYYIQLQQVYWREQDNLPPNRLQIESPYDVDARNSSKREINWTGYNLHLTEICHPILPNLIINVETSVATSADVEMTPVIHSRLNQNNLLPQEHVVDTGYVNAQNLVDSQSHFHVDLVGKVPPGTSWQATAQSGFEQNCFTIHWDLMRVDCPMGKQSKSWRTTVDSHDNPVVKIQFDKSDCSLCSSRSKCTRSKKLPRLLTLKPQELHLALHDARIRQKTESFQQIYHQRAGVEGLISQATGRYQLRRCRYIGLAKTLLQHVITAAAINFSRMWDWWQHVPRSQTRVSHFARIAPTAS, encoded by the coding sequence ATGACCCTGCACCCGCGTGATATGTCGCAGATTCCTGAAACAACAGCGCAAGTAGCCCGGAATTCATTTCCCAAAGGGAACATATATATGAAGATGCGGGATGAAATAGGAGTGTTATATAAGGATGAGGATTTTGTCAAACTTTACCGCGCAGATTGTGGTCAAAGTGGAATATCAGCAGGACAACTGGCATTAGTGACAGTAATGCAATTTATCGAAGGTTTAACGGATAGACAAGCGGCGGATGCAGTGAGGGGTCATATTGATTGGAAATACGCACTATCGTTGGAATTAAATGACCCAGGGTTTGATTATTCAGTACTTTCAGAATTTCGTCAGCGATTAATCAAAGCAGGACGAGAGCGAGAGTTACTCAACCAAATGCTAGCTCGTTTCCAAGAACTAGGTTGGCTCAAAAATCGCGGCCGTGTCAGAACTGATTCAACTCACGTATTAGCCGCAGTACGACAGTTAAATCGTTTGGAATTAGTGGGAGAAACTTTACGTCATACCTTAAATGACTTGGCTTATTTTGCCCCTGATTGGCTCAAATCGAGAGTTGACGTTGATTGGTTTGAACGTTACTCCCTGAGATTTGAGCAATACCGCTTGCCCAAATCAAAAGCCGAACGTGAGAAATTGAGGCGAAAAATTGGTGAGGATGGTCATCATTTGCTATCCGCTTTGTATGCAGACTCAACTTGTAATTGGCTGTGGCAGATTCCATCAGTGGAAACATTACGTATAGTTTGGGTGCAACAATACTATATTCAATTGCAACAAGTCTATTGGCGAGAACAAGATAACTTACCACCAAATAGACTACAGATTGAATCTCCTTACGATGTTGATGCACGCAATTCCAGCAAGCGAGAAATCAACTGGACTGGTTATAATCTGCATCTGACAGAAATTTGTCACCCCATACTGCCAAACTTAATTATCAATGTGGAAACGTCCGTGGCCACAAGTGCGGATGTTGAGATGACACCAGTAATTCATTCTCGTTTAAACCAGAACAATCTTTTGCCACAAGAACATGTTGTCGATACTGGCTATGTCAATGCTCAAAACTTAGTCGATAGTCAATCCCATTTTCATGTTGATTTAGTAGGAAAAGTTCCCCCCGGAACTAGTTGGCAAGCAACAGCACAATCCGGCTTTGAGCAAAATTGCTTCACTATTCATTGGGATTTGATGCGTGTTGATTGCCCAATGGGTAAACAAAGTAAGTCCTGGCGTACAACTGTCGATAGCCATGACAATCCAGTAGTCAAAATACAATTTGACAAATCCGATTGTTCGCTTTGTTCAAGTCGCTCAAAATGCACTCGCTCCAAAAAACTACCGCGTCTTCTGACCCTCAAACCACAGGAACTACATCTTGCATTACATGATGCTCGCATTCGCCAAAAAACTGAATCTTTTCAACAAATTTATCACCAACGTGCTGGCGTTGAAGGCTTGATTTCCCAAGCTACTGGTCGCTACCAATTACGCCGTTGTCGCTACATTGGTCTTGCCAAAACTCTCTTGCAGCATGTCATTACTGCTGCTGCTATCAACTTCAGTCGGATGTGGGATTGGTGGCAACATGTCCCACGCAGTCAGACTCGCGTTTCTCACTTTGCTCGAATTGCTCCCACTGCCTCATAG